The DNA window AGTATTCTACTTGGCGTTTTTCATATGAGATAAGGTATTTTTTGCATAAGTGAATCAATTTCATCATTCTAAATTACATGAAAAAACACGAACAATACTAACGAAATATATATTTTACACGGAATAAAGTATAGTTGATTTCCGCTATAGGCTGACGTTTTCCGCATGGGTGAGCGATAAGCCATCACCGCCTACCGCTTTCATCAACGAAGTGATAAAAGTTAGTATTTTAATGACAAAGTACTATTTAAGAAATTAACTCAAGTAATATTACTTTATCATTATTTGTGACCTTGAAGGTTTGTATCTCTTCATTGTTTTATTAGGCTAAGACTTGTTCCTCCTATTAGGAGAAGCTTAACAATAATGTTTAGTAAACACGAAATAGGATAAACAAATAAAAACAACGAAAGGAGCGATTAAGATGGCAAAGAAACCTTTGGCTTAGCAGTTCGTCCGTGGAAAGCGAGCGAATTTTCGGCAAGTAACAATATGATCATCTAACAAAGCCAAATGTTTAGTAAATTATTTCTTGGTTATAACTAGGCATAGTTAATCAAGAGAGGAGATATTATATGAGAATTAAAAAATATTCAATAATCGGAAGTGTGTTATTGTCAACTGCTTTACTTTTAGGAGCCTGTGCAGATAAAGACGAGGTGAAAGATCCCCCAACTGCAGATGCAGCAAAAAAAGAATTTGGATTTCATTCTTTTGATCTAGACATAGATACACCTGATCACAAAGATGCAATTGAAGCTTCGTTTGATGTAGATATATCGGAAACAGAAGCGGAATATGTGAACCGAATAGAACCTGTTAAGTTATCAGGTGACAAGGCGTATGCTGAATTGGAGCCGATCTTTAAAGATTTAGCTCTAACAAAGGATATGAGTAAGGATGAAGTAATTGAAAAAGTTACCAAGGCTTTCGGTGTAGAAGACTATACAGAATTTGAATTAGAAGTTGAATACTCGGATGGAGAATATAAAGATTACAATGATAAAAAATAATAAAACTAGTAGCCAAATCATGGATAAATACATGGCTTGGCTTTTTTTGTTATAAAAATATTAATGTGTGAACCAAAATAGTGTATGATGCATAGCATAATATATAGTGTACGTTATACAGTAAAAGGAGCTGAGATGAAGTGTGAACAAATTATTAAATTCCCTCATTACAGAATTAAGAAGAGGAACTTTGACATTAGCTGTATTGAGTCAGCTGCGAACTCCCCAATATGGCTACTCACTTGTTCAATCATTAGAGAAATCAAACGTTTTAATAGATCAAAGTACTCTGTATCCATTACTTCGTCGTTTAGAAAAACAAGAGTTAGTTGTAAGTAGCTGGGACACTTCTGAAAGTAGACCACGCAAGTATTATGTGTTAAGTGAGTATGGGATAGAAATTTTTGAGCAGCTAAAAGAAGAATGGGAGCAATCGTCAAGAGAGCTTTACACTTTATTGAAAGGAGAAGAAGGGAATGCGCCTAATTGATATTTATATCCAGGAAGTTACTAGCAGACTTCCCGAAAAGAATCGGGAAGATATTGCACTCGAGCTTCGATCAACAATTGAGGATATGTTACCTGAAAAATATACTGAGGAAGAAATAAAGGAAATCTTAGCTAAGCTTGGTAGTCCAGTAACACTTGCAAGTGGTTATTCAAATCGACCTATGTATTTGATAGGACCGAGATACTTCGATATGTATGTAACTTTATTGAAAATGATTATACCGATTGCTGCTTCTATCTCGCTTATTATATTAATTGCTGAACTTATTTTCTCTCATAGCGGAGAACAAGACGTGATAAATACAATTCTCGCGATTATTGGGAAGGGTATTTGGGAAATATTAAGTACTTCCACCCAAACGTTCTTTTGGATCACTTTAACCTTTGCAATTTTAGAACGAACGGATAATTCGAAGGATAAATCGCCACTCACAACCAGTTTGAAAGAATGGACACCAGATGACTTAAACCATATTCCGTTTATATTAACTGAAAAGAAAATTTCGAAAGGGGCTATTTTTGGTAGTTCGTTAGGAATTGCAATTTTTGCAGCTGTATATTTTAATGCAGTTCATCTAATTGGTGTGTATGAAAAGATCCAAGGTAAACTAGTAATAGTAATGCCAACCTTTAACCAAGTAGTATTACATTCCTATTGGATAATAGTTTTAGTTGCTATCTCTGTTGAAGTTGCATTAGTATTCTATAAGCTTATTGTTGGACAGTGGACTAAAAATGTAGCCATATTTAACTTCGTTCGTAATGTTGTATCTTCCATTGTGTTTATTATTATATTTAGTAATACTAGTTTGTTTAATCCAAACTTCATTGCGTATTTGGAAGATATATTTAATATTTCCCTTGAACTAAAGGTACCTATCATGCTAGGAATTATACTTTATATTATTTTTGCAGTGATCGATATAATTCATGGATTTCGAAAAGCGAATATACGTAAAAAATAAGGTTATATGTCTTTTATCACAAATAGATTAAATATGAATAAAGGAGTTTAGAGGGATAGGGAATCCGGGTATTTCATTAGTAAGCAAGTTAAAAATAATGAAATATTAGGAGGATGAACAATGAACATAAAATCGAATCGACGAATTGAAGTAGCTCGTACCGAGGAAGAGATGTATGAAAAATTGGAACTCCTGCAAACACAAGGATACGCGGAAAGTGATGTCCATGTGATATCGAAAGAAAATGCTCACTTAAATAAATTAAATCGTCATTCTGAAGTATCCACACACGAGGCGGGATCGTTTATGGATACGTTTAAGTCATGGTTTACTGGTGAAAGTGCAGTAACAGAAGGATTACGAAAATTAGATTTAAATGAAGTGGAAAGAGAACGTTATGCACGGGAAGTAGCAGGAGGCAGTATTGTTCTGTATACAGATTTATTAACAAATGCCGATGATCCTATCCATGACTTTAATGAAAGCGAATTGGAGAAGGAATATACAGATACAGTTGGAACAGATGTCGTAAAAAATCGTTTATAGAGAAAGAAGAACCAATGAGTGATTATGCCAAAAAGAATGGTTTCACTCCTTCTACAAATGAATTAGTTAATGAAACAGATGGCCGCTTTGATGAGCCACAAGATCGTTTTGCACGAGGAGAAACCTTTGCTACAGATGCTTATTAAGGTACCCACGCAACGACTTTATTAAATGAATAGTAGTGTTTCCCCTCGCAATGTAATCCCCATGATGCGAGGGGTTTTGTCTGTGTATCCATCTATGAGATAATGAGAGTGTTCAAGATTAGCGAGGTGGAATTAATATGGATTTTGTTGCAATTGATTTCGAAACAGCAAATAGCTTACGATCAAGCGTATGCTCTATTGGAATTGTAAAAGTAAAAAATGGGAAAATTCAAGAAGAAACACATACATTGATTAATCCATTAAGTGAATTTAATTTCTACAATACGAAAATACATGGCATAACAGATTATATGGTCCAAGATGCTCCAACATTTGAAGAATTTTGGCCAAACTTGAAAGGGTATATCGAAAATCAAACTTTGATTGCCCATAATGCAAGCTTTGATATCGGAGTTCTTCGAGAATCGTTAGGACGATTTCATGAAAAACAACCAGAATATGATTATTCTTGCTCCTATAGAATTGCAAAAAAAGTTTGGCCGAATTTATTTAATCATAAGCTTTCTACAATTGCAAAATACTTAAATATTGATTTACGGCACCATGATGCGCTAGAAGATGCGCGTGCTTCTGCATTAATTACACTAGAAGCGATGAAAACAACACAAATGAGGTCCATTCAAGAACTAACTAGTCTACATAAGATAAAGCTAGGTAGTTCTTCTACTTTTAGTAAACCAACTACTCGTTCAAGAAAAAGTCCGGAAGATGCGTCTCTCCAATCAGTTGTGACGCAAAATACTACACCGAATCCGAAGCATCCGTTTTGTGGGGCGAATATTGTGTTTACAGGCAGAATGATTTCGATGACGAGAATGTTAGCTGCTCAATATGCAGCCAATTGTGGTGCAAAATGTATAGGCCAAGTAGATTTAGATACAAACTTCTTAGTAGTAGGAGATCAGGCTTTGCAGAAATATGTGCAAGGGATTAAAAGTTCGAAAATGCAAAAAGTCGAAAATCTAATTGGACAAGGATACCCAATTGAAATTGTAGGGGAACAAGATTTTTTAAGATTAGTAAAGTTTTAAATGAAAACAGTCAAGTCGGGTAATTTTGAATTGACTGTTATTTTATTTAAATTACACTTTCTCACTTTCTACAATACGTTTCTTTTTTTAGAAAAAGAAATACTTGCGATATTGTGATGATATAAAGAAATATGACACTTTTATCACATCTAGAAATTTAGGTAATGGTGTAGAATTCGTTCAGTCCAAAGCAATCCAAAAGCACCTATACAGAAAGTACCTAGTGTTTTATCACAAAATTAACAAGTAATTTAATCGTTAATTTTAGGAAAACGACCCGTGTGGTGGAACTATTTACTGTTTTTCTCTGTTATACTTTAGAATGAAAAAATTTCTAATGTTAAAGGAGAAAATTATGCGCATTAAAACAAGGCTTATTCTTGTTACTTCCATTTTAGTTTTATCAATTATTGCGGTTGGTGGATTTGCTATATGGAGTTTATCTCATACTGTTACGAAAAATAACGAGTTGAATAAGCTGATGGAAATGCAAACGGTAGCTAAACAAATTCAATATCGTCTTGCCGGTCTTTCTAATGACGAGAGAGCATTACTTCTTACAGGCGATAACACTTATGCCAAGCAAATGGAAGAAAAGTCAGCAGATATTAAAGAACAATTCGATAAATTAGGGGAGTTATCTAGCACATCTTCGGATCAACAAATGATTAATGATATCAAGATAGACTACGAGCAATTTTGGAGCCAAAGTCAGCTAGTTATTCAAAATAGTACAATTAATCGAGCGAAGTCGGAAGAAATTCATTTTGGAGAAGAACGAAGAATTCGTAAAGAAGTATTAGATCCAGCTTTTGAGGGATTTATTGACCAATTAGATAAAAATACTGCAGAGACAAATGAAAGTTTAGAGTCTCAATCAAAATTAAGTCAAGGGATTCTAATAGGAATTTCTATTGTAGCGGTAGTGTTTGGTCTAATATTAAGTTCTATCCTTCTGAAAGCCATATTAGTTCCTTTACGCCAATTAAAAGAGCAAATGAATGATATAGCTAATGGCGACGGCGATTTGACTAAAATCATTCATGTGAAAAACAAAGATGAGTTGGGGGAAGTAGCCACTTCGTTTAACCAGTTCCTAACTTCTTTAAGAGAAATGATTAAGCAAATTAGTTTTTCA is part of the Psychrobacillus sp. FSL H8-0483 genome and encodes:
- a CDS encoding YusW family protein, producing MRIKKYSIIGSVLLSTALLLGACADKDEVKDPPTADAAKKEFGFHSFDLDIDTPDHKDAIEASFDVDISETEAEYVNRIEPVKLSGDKAYAELEPIFKDLALTKDMSKDEVIEKVTKAFGVEDYTEFELEVEYSDGEYKDYNDKK
- a CDS encoding PadR family transcriptional regulator, with protein sequence MNKLLNSLITELRRGTLTLAVLSQLRTPQYGYSLVQSLEKSNVLIDQSTLYPLLRRLEKQELVVSSWDTSESRPRKYYVLSEYGIEIFEQLKEEWEQSSRELYTLLKGEEGNAPN
- a CDS encoding general stress protein → MNIKSNRRIEVARTEEEMYEKLELLQTQGYAESDVHVISKENAHLNKLNRHSEVSTHEAGSFMDTFKSWFTGESAVTEGLRKLDLNEVERERYAREVAGGSIVLYTDLLTNADDPIHDFNESELEKEYTDTVGTDVVKNRL
- a CDS encoding exonuclease domain-containing protein yields the protein MDFVAIDFETANSLRSSVCSIGIVKVKNGKIQEETHTLINPLSEFNFYNTKIHGITDYMVQDAPTFEEFWPNLKGYIENQTLIAHNASFDIGVLRESLGRFHEKQPEYDYSCSYRIAKKVWPNLFNHKLSTIAKYLNIDLRHHDALEDARASALITLEAMKTTQMRSIQELTSLHKIKLGSSSTFSKPTTRSRKSPEDASLQSVVTQNTTPNPKHPFCGANIVFTGRMISMTRMLAAQYAANCGAKCIGQVDLDTNFLVVGDQALQKYVQGIKSSKMQKVENLIGQGYPIEIVGEQDFLRLVKF